Part of the Paenibacillus sp. YPG26 genome, CACTTTAATTCAGAGTGGCTGGCGCCTATGACCTTTGCAGATGTTGTGAAGCTTGCAGCAAAGCTCACCGTTGCCCGTATGCTTGAGCGCGACGACTTCACCAAGCGTTACCAGAGCGGACAACCTATCAGTGTTCATGAGTTCTTTTATCCACTGATGCAGGGAATGGATTCCGTGGCCTTGAAGTCGGATATTGAGCTCGGCGGAACAGACCAGAAGTTCAACCTGCTTATGGGACGTACACTTCAAAAGGAATACGGTGTAGAGCCTCAGGTAGCTATTATGACTCCGATTATCGAGGGACTAGACGGTGTTCAGAAGATGAGTAAGAGTCTGGGGAATTACATTGGTATCGACGAGCAGCCTAATGAAATCTACGGTAAGGCGATGTCCGTTCCGGATGAGTTGATGCTGAAATACTTCCAGCTTGTAACTGATCTAACGAATGAAGAGCTCGCCGTGCTTGAAGAGGGAATGAAGGGAGGCACGCTGCATCCTAGGGACGCGAAGATGAAGCTTGCTTTTACCCTGGTTAGGATGTATCACAGCCTTGAGGATGCGGAAGCTGCTCAGGAGCACTTCGTGACCGTGTTCCAGCAGCGTGCGCTGCCTGACGATATTCAGACTATCGAGATTGCTGACAGTGAGCTGGAGAATGGCAGAATTGGTCTGATCAAGCTGTTAACGCTTCTTGGGTTCGCCTCGTCCAATGGAGAGGCCAGACGCAGCATACAGCAGGGCTCCGTCAAATATAACGAAGACAAATTGACGGACTTCAGTGCCGAGCTTGAGATTAAAGATGGTGATGTTATTCAGGTGGGTAAGCGGAAATTCGCCAAGCTTGCCCGTAAGTAGTACAGGGTAGGGAGCCGGGAGGCTCCCTTTTTGTATGGAGGAGGAACAAAAAAGAGCACAAAAAAACCGGCCGAAGTCTTTGCAGACCAGGACCGGTTTGGGTTGGTATAAATATTAACGGTTGTAGAACTCGACGATTTGTTTCTCATCGATTTCTTGGGACAGCTCGGAACGCTCTGGAAGACGGATGTACTTACCTTCAAGGGAAGTATCATTGAACTCCAGGTAAGCTGGAAGGTGATTGCGGTTCGCCAAAGCTTCTTTAACAGAAGAAAGACCGCGGCTTCTTTCGCGAAGGCTGATTACATCGCCCAGGTTCACGAGGTAAGAAGCAATGTTCACTTTCTTGCCGTTAACTGTGATATGACCGTGGGATACCAATTGACGGGCACCAGCACGGGAGTTAGCGAAACCAAGACGGTATACAAGGTTGTCCAGACGGGATTCCAGCAAGAACATGAAGTTTTCACCGGCAATACCTTGCATTTTTTGTGCTCTAGAGAAGAGGGTTTTAAATTGCTTTTCGCCCAAGCCGTACATGTGGCGAAGCTTTTGCTTCTCAAGAAGCTGCATTCCGTAGTTGCTTACTTTTCTCCGTTGGTTAGCACCGTGCTGACCTGGAGGGAAAGGGCGCTTCAAATCTTTTCCTGTGCCGCTCAGGGAAATGCCAAGACGACGGCTAAGTTTAAATTTAGGACCTGTGTAACGTGCCATTGTATAGTAGACTCCTTCATAAATGAAATTTTAGGTGGGGCTACACTTGCGCCGGTTTTGTTTGTCGGGCGGGGGGATAGAAGGATAATCCGCTCTACTGACCGAAAAGTTCAGCCGCTGTCCAGTCAGCAACAAAATCCGTGAGGGTGACACAATATTACGCCCTAAGGTAAGACTCTATCCAGTCTTCATCAACAATAAATATTATATGAAGTTAGTATATAAAGTCAAGGCGAAGTTTTTGTTTGAAAAGGAGGGTTTTTGTCGATAGGGCTTTTGCACCAAAAATATGGGTCAAAACCATGATTTTTAGGTGCAAAAATCGAATTTAAATAGTAGAATACAGTTATATATTTATTTCCTAATTTTACCCTGAGAATCAGTTAGCTGTTAAGCATATGTAAAGGTTACCATTAAGCCGACGGAAGTGCGGTGCAGAAGGAGCCCCCTATGGCAGAACATCCACGAGAGGACCCGGTGATTAGTAATCTATCTTCCCAAATTCCAGAACTCAGCATTCACCCGGGCGAGAGCGCCTGGCTGGAGCAGCTTGATATCACGGTACATGACTTCCCGTACATACACCCCTTGTTGCGGTCGGCATTCAGAGACTGGATCCCGGCAGTGTCCGCATTGGAAGTCGGCGGCCAGCTCTCATGGCTGCTTGCCGATTGGACAGCAGAGGTAATACACACCGAAGATAAGGCTATACTGAGTATCTGGCATGAGCGTATAAGCCAGCTGATGCGGACATGCCTGGACTCTGGCGAGACAACAGCGGTGAAGCTGTATGTAGATGCTGCGGAAGAACAACATATCATTGCAGCAGGGATTCCGGTTCGTACCAAAAGCAAAGCCGAGATATTTGCAGTACTCGGGTGTATTATTCAAGGATCGGCTGAAGAGATCGCCTTTGGCGAGCGGATTCTGGGTATGGCGCAGCAGCATTTCACGTCTTGCTTCTACCGCAGGTTCGAGAATACGTTCTTCAAAGATATGATCGCGATACAAGAACAGGCCAAACGTGAAGCTCAAAGAAGATCATTCCTGGTTGATGTAGTACAGAGGCTTCATGACAAGATTGATGTGGATGCGGTGCTGCATGAAGTGCTGGACAGCATTGTCAGGGTATACCCGAATGTCCACTTGGAGATCTTGATGTCCCAGGACCATCAAGGCTCTAATTCCAGGGTGAAGCTGCTGCAGTTGCAAGCGGATACAGATCCGTTATGTGTCCAGGCTTTTATGGAAGGGAAGCTGCTTCGTAACAGCTTTCGGGCAGAGAATGGACAGCAGCAGTTAGAGATCGCTGTTCCATTAAGCGGTAAGCAGGGAGTATATGGGGTGTTTCATTTGTTCATTCCGTATGAACATTTCGAGGAAGCCGATATCCAGTTGGTGGAAATGCTGGCCGATACGGCTGGAACAGCATTTGAGAACGCGAAGCTGTATGAACAGTCTAACCAGCTTATTCATGAGCTGAGGTTAATTAATGAATTGACCCAGCGGTTAAGTCAGAGCTTGCAGCTCAAAGAGATATTTAAGTTTGCAACCGATGAGCTATTGCATATATTTGGTGCCGAATACTGCTGTATTTCCCAACTTGATAAGGATAAGGACTTTTTTGAGATGGTCTCTACTAACGTCACTTTCTTGTCAAAAGAGATTTTTCCCAGAGACTGCGGTGTATGCGGCTTGGTCTATGCCACGAAGGAACCCATCATCCTATCGGATTATCACAGTTATGGAAGGGTATACTCCAGGCTGATGGAGGAGACAGGGTCTAGCTCCTTGATCGGAGTTCCCTTAATGATCCGGGGGGAAGTCAGCGGGACAATCCTGCTTACGCATACCCGCTCTAATTACTTCTCTTATGAGAATTATAAGCTGCTTCAGGTGCTGTCCACACATATCGGACTGGCGGTTGCGAACGCTTCCCTGCATGCAGAAGTTCGGCGGATGGCTAATAGGGATATGCTGACAGGATTGTTCGCCCGTCATTATCTGGATGACAAGCTGCTGGAATTCCAGCGCAGGGATGCGAAGGGCTCCCTTATTGTGGTGGACATAGATAAATTTAAGCAGGTTAATGATACCTATGGCCATCAGATTGGCGACACTATTCTAAAGCAGGTCTGCAATATCATTCAGTCCACCGTGCGCAAGATCGATGTCTGCGCACGGTGGGGAGGCGAGGAATTAGCGGTATATTTGCCTGGCATGGAGCTGGAGGAAGGTTATCAGCTTGCCGAGAATATACGCGAACGAGTGGCGGTTGAGACGACACCACCGGTTACGGTATCCTGCGGAGTATCCCACTGGAGCCGCAAAGATGAGAAGATTAGCGTAGAGTCACTTTTTTACCGGGCTGATATGGCACTATACCGTTCTAAGAACAACGGCCGTAACCAGACCCAAGTTGGCAGGGATAACCAATAAGTCTGAAAGGGCACCTAAGGGTGCTCTTTTATTTTGTCCGCAGATTCATCTGTATAAGTTGTTCCTTGTAGGAGAAAT contains:
- the tyrS gene encoding tyrosine--tRNA ligase; the protein is MKWEELSPVQQAEVERQLQVISRGVVEIVPEEELRNKLVKSVVTGEPLKVKLGLDPSAPDLHIGHTVVMQKLRQFQQLGHQVQLIIGDFTGQIGDPTGKSETRKQLSEEDVKRNSETYFKQAFKILDKEKTKIHFNSEWLAPMTFADVVKLAAKLTVARMLERDDFTKRYQSGQPISVHEFFYPLMQGMDSVALKSDIELGGTDQKFNLLMGRTLQKEYGVEPQVAIMTPIIEGLDGVQKMSKSLGNYIGIDEQPNEIYGKAMSVPDELMLKYFQLVTDLTNEELAVLEEGMKGGTLHPRDAKMKLAFTLVRMYHSLEDAEAAQEHFVTVFQQRALPDDIQTIEIADSELENGRIGLIKLLTLLGFASSNGEARRSIQQGSVKYNEDKLTDFSAELEIKDGDVIQVGKRKFAKLARK
- the rpsD gene encoding 30S ribosomal protein S4, whose translation is MARYTGPKFKLSRRLGISLSGTGKDLKRPFPPGQHGANQRRKVSNYGMQLLEKQKLRHMYGLGEKQFKTLFSRAQKMQGIAGENFMFLLESRLDNLVYRLGFANSRAGARQLVSHGHITVNGKKVNIASYLVNLGDVISLRERSRGLSSVKEALANRNHLPAYLEFNDTSLEGKYIRLPERSELSQEIDEKQIVEFYNR
- a CDS encoding sensor domain-containing diguanylate cyclase; its protein translation is MAEHPREDPVISNLSSQIPELSIHPGESAWLEQLDITVHDFPYIHPLLRSAFRDWIPAVSALEVGGQLSWLLADWTAEVIHTEDKAILSIWHERISQLMRTCLDSGETTAVKLYVDAAEEQHIIAAGIPVRTKSKAEIFAVLGCIIQGSAEEIAFGERILGMAQQHFTSCFYRRFENTFFKDMIAIQEQAKREAQRRSFLVDVVQRLHDKIDVDAVLHEVLDSIVRVYPNVHLEILMSQDHQGSNSRVKLLQLQADTDPLCVQAFMEGKLLRNSFRAENGQQQLEIAVPLSGKQGVYGVFHLFIPYEHFEEADIQLVEMLADTAGTAFENAKLYEQSNQLIHELRLINELTQRLSQSLQLKEIFKFATDELLHIFGAEYCCISQLDKDKDFFEMVSTNVTFLSKEIFPRDCGVCGLVYATKEPIILSDYHSYGRVYSRLMEETGSSSLIGVPLMIRGEVSGTILLTHTRSNYFSYENYKLLQVLSTHIGLAVANASLHAEVRRMANRDMLTGLFARHYLDDKLLEFQRRDAKGSLIVVDIDKFKQVNDTYGHQIGDTILKQVCNIIQSTVRKIDVCARWGGEELAVYLPGMELEEGYQLAENIRERVAVETTPPVTVSCGVSHWSRKDEKISVESLFYRADMALYRSKNNGRNQTQVGRDNQ